A single genomic interval of Eleutherodactylus coqui strain aEleCoq1 chromosome 3, aEleCoq1.hap1, whole genome shotgun sequence harbors:
- the CCDC185 gene encoding coiled-coil domain-containing protein 185 yields the protein MAGGRRSPSLHLDLTNFENGGDSRYVLTSPRSLEACSRLGVRPVDLLYKSYGEVREENPGASSQEVSERYEAHEMERLRKVRQCRELRKKLLHSDCNHRRSRSFDAHLNHGRTSQNPRYHRDNTTSPNNWDYLDVTASPNRATSPNRWGLHNTVASPSHWGHTINDRRGEGEMQRSRSHGTLVDPKVQIHHLTREVEKEIKVSVPNRDKKIAALMLLKHQEEEMSKQRKLQAEQAWEDLRSKEKVIREALSKHDWTNRPQNQRQSPRSLKLQWQLDAVRYMTAQNNKDWKTLTPEQRILLEDSMKKVQSDLQSKRQFQELMSKDKDTREMGGHLLEERMLQAIKAKMIKDLQNKKNIQMKNEYEKLRHSRMKEEVDNQVQVEECSKRMSIQQKERKFQEMHEQIQEERLKEIQEKSCREDEMIVMAKIRAERQEKEQIRHKKMLVQLTNQKLLQAKDSLGKTIQTKAERTRELNFVKEKAHQLLKQKREEDEENHRKHLAHLIRIKDRKTDKVLKEKEATIEEGKKIARASFHIRDKIREQTKSRTFDQMALQAQLSASFMKTIP from the coding sequence ATGGCGGGCGGCAGACGGTCTCCTTCCCTGCATCTAGACCTGACCAACTTCGAGAACGGTGGAGACAGCCGGTATGTACTCACCAGTCCCCGTTCCCTGGAAGCCTGTTCTCGGCTGGGAGTGCGGCCTGTGGATTTGCTCTACAAGTCTTATGGAGAGGTGAGGGAGGAGAACCCCGGGGCCTCCAGCCAGGAGGTCAGTGAGAGGTATGAGGCCCATGAGATGGAGAGGCTGAGGAAGGTGAGGCAGTGCCGGGAGCTGAGGAAGAAGCTGCTCCATAGCGACTGTAACCATCGCAGGTCCCGCTCATTCGATGCCCACCTGAACCACGGTAGAACCTCTCAGAATCCCCGATACCACCGAGACAACACAACCTCCCCAAATAACTGGGACTACTTGGATGTCACAGCATCCCCAAACCGGGCTACCTCTCCAAATCGATGGGGCCTCCATAATACCGTTGCCTCTCCGAGCCATTGGGGTCACACAATCAATGACCgcaggggtgaaggagagatgcAAAGAAGCCGAAGTCATGGAACCCTGGTTGACCCCAAAGTGCAAATTCATCATCTCACACGTGAAGTGGAAAAAGAAATCAAGGTGTCCGTGCCCAACAGAGATAAGAAGATTGCAGCCCTGATGTTACTCAAGCACCAAGAGGAGGAGATGTCCAAGCAAAGGAAACTTCAAGCCGAACAAGCCTGGGAAGACCTCCGGAGCAAGGAGAAGGTCATCCGAGAAGCTCTGAGCAAGCATGACTGGACCAACCGGCCGCAGAACCAGAGACAAAGTCCAAGAAGCTTGAAACTTCAGTGGCAACTTGATGCTGTCCGTTACATGACCGCTCAGAATAACAAGGATTGGAAGACACTGACCCCCGAACAGAGGATCCTCCTTGAAGACAGCATGAAGAAAGTCCAAAGCGATCTACAGTCAAAGAGGCAGTTCCAAGAGTTGATGTCGAAAGATAAAGACACCAGAGAAATGGGTGGTCACCTTCTGGAAGAACGGATGCTGCAAGCAATCAAGGCTAAGATGATCAAAGACTTGCAGAATAAGAAAAACATCCAAATGAAGAATGAATACGAGAAGCTTAGACATTCCAGGATGAAGGAGGAGGTGGACAACCAGGTCCAGGTGGAGGAGTGCTCGAAGAGGATGTCCATACAGCAGAAGGAACGCAAGTTCCAGGAGATGCATGAGCAGATCCAGGAGGAACGTCTTAAGGAGATCCAAGAGAAATCTTGTAGGGAAGATGAGATGATCGTCATGGCGAAAATCCGAGCAGAACGGCAGGAAAAAGAGCAAATAAGACACAAAAAAATGCTGGTTCAACTAACCAATCAGAAGCTCCTCCAGGCAAAGGACTCTTTGGGGAAAACTATACAGACTAAAGCCGAGCGAACACGAGAACTAAACTTCGTCAAGGAGAAAGCCCACCAACTCTTGAAACAAAAACGTGAGGAAGACGAAGAAAACCACCGGAAACACTTGGCCCATCTTATCAGAATTAAAGATCGGAAAACTGACAAGGTGCTAAAGGAGAAGGAGGCCACCATCGAGGAGGGGAAGAAGATCGCCAGGGCGTCCTTTCACATCCGAGATAAGATTAGAGAGCAGACCAAGAGCAGAACCTTTGACCAGATGGCTCTGCAAGCCCAGCTGAGCGCAAGCTTTATGAAAACCATCCCTTAA
- the LOC136620417 gene encoding zinc transporter ZIP9-like — translation MDGLLVVFLISLGMFLGCFLLGLIPLAVKLSEQKLQFVSVLGAGLLCGTALAIIIPEGIELLDGSSKGSTVKCLNAAQIVNLSDAPVEEEIAELSSVPPHFFIGVFLVTGFVLMFIVDQIGSYCSYHDPRTGMSAGTSITATLGLVIHAAADGVALGAAVASSQVSVQVIVFFAVILHKAPAAFGLVSFLMHAGLEKKQIQKHLLAFSIAAPLLTITTYLILSTTGGSLQHRLSATGNGMLFSAGTFLYVATVHVLPEISGRGHNQHHGNSEYRPQGLGLLESMTLVVGAFLPVLLSLGLHDG, via the exons ATGGACGGGCTGCTCGTCGTCTTCCTCATCTCCCTGGGAATGTTCCTGGGCTGCTTTCTTCTGGGTTTGATCCCTTTAGCAGTGAAGCTTTCCGAG CAAAAGCTGCAGTTTGTGAGCGTCCTGGGCGCTGGATTACTGTGCGGGACGGCGCTGGCCATAATTATACCAGAAGGGATTGAACTGCTTGACGGCTCCTCCAAAG GTTCTACAGTGAAATGTCTGAATGCTGCGCAGATTGTCAACCTGTCCGACGCTCCTGTGGAGGAGGAAATAGCTGAGCTCAGCTCTGTCCCCCCGCACTTCTTCATCGGGGTCTTCCTGGTGACGGGATTTGTCCTCATGTTCATTGTAGATCAGATCGGCAGCTACTGCTCCTATCATG ATCCCCGGACGGGAATGTCAGCCGGGACCAGTATAACGGCCACACTGGGCCTGGTGATCCACGCTGCAG CTGATGGGGTTGCCCTTGGAGCTGCTGTAGCCTCCTCCCAGGTGTCGGTACAAGTCATTGTCTTCTTCGCAGTGATCTTGCACAAG GCACCGGCAGCATTTGGGTTGGTCTCGTTTCTCATGCATGCGGGATTGGAGAAAAAACAGATTCAGAAGCATCTCTTGGCGTTCTCAATAGCTGCTCCGCTCCTTACAATTACAACTTATTTAATTCTTAGTACG ACAGGGGGCTCCCTTCAGCACAGACTAAGTGCAACAGGAAACGGGATGTTGTTCTCTGCTGGGACTTTCCTCTACGTGGCGACTGTTCATGTGTTGCCAGAGATTAGTGGCAGGGGCCATAATCAACACCATGGAAACTCGGAATACAGACCTCAAGGCCTAGGACTGTTGGAGAGCATGACGCTGGTGGTTGGCGCCTTCCTCCCGGTGCTGCTTTCCTTAGGACTTCATGACGGCTGA